CTGTACGACGCGGCCTGCGCGCGCCTGGGCATCGAACCGCGTCCGCACGACTGAGTCGTCCCGCACAGTTCGGGCTTCCGCCCAAGGTTAGGCTGCCCTTACACTGAAGCCATGCCCGAGATCCTGTCCTTCTCCGCCGCCCTCCGCGAGCGCTCCTCCGGCTCGCACTCCCGCAGCGAGACCGCCGGCTTCATGTCCGATCTGCTCAAGGGCGAAGGATCGCGCGAGGACTACATCGCCCTGGTCGCGCAGCACTACTTCATCTACGACGCCCTCGAAGGCGCGGGAGAGCGGATGCGTCAGGACCCGGTGGCCTCCGTGTTCCTCAGCGACAAGCTCACGCGTCTCCCCGCGCTCGAAGCCGATCTCGCCTTCCTCCTCGGCCCCGAGTGGCGCGAGCGGATCGCACCCCTGCCCACCACACAGCGCTACGTCGACCGCATCCGTCAGGTGGGCGCGACGTGGGCGGGCGGGTTCGTGGCGCACCACTACACCCGGTACCTCGGCGATCTCTCCGGCGGCATCTTCATCGGGCGGGTGATGGCGCGGCGCTTCGGCTTCGAGACCAACGGCATCGGCTTCTACCTGTTCGACGACATCGCCGACCCCTCCGCCTTCAAGGACGTCTATCGCGAACAGCTCGACGCCGCTCCGTGGGACGAGGCGGAGCGCGAGCGCGTCATCGACGAGGTGCTGCTGGCGTACCGCTTCAACACCGAGCTCTTCGAAGACCTGGACCGCGCCCGCGCCGCCGCCTGACCCGGCAGCGACCTCAGGTCCTCGGCAGCTCCGGCGTCGAGGCCGCCAGCCACGCATCGCGCATGAACCGGCGCACGTCCTCATCCACGCGGATGTCGCTCGGCCGCAGCGGACGGGAGAGGTACAGCCCGTCGAGCGACGTGAGCCGGCTCAGCGCGACGTAGGTCTGCCCCGGCGCGAAGGCCCCGGAGCCCAGGTCGATCACGGCGCGGTCGTAGGTCTTGCCCTGGGACTTGTGGATCGTCACGGCCCACGCGAGCCGCAGCGGGAACTGCGTGAACTCGGCGACGACGTCCCGGGAGAGCTTCTTCGTGTTGGGGTCGTAGGCGTACCGGAACCGCTCCCAGACGGCCGGCTCGACGTCGACCTCCTCACCGTCGATCTCCACCCGCACGGTCCCGCCGAGGATGCGGGTCACCGTCCCGATGGTGCCGTTGACCCAGCGCGGCGGCTCTCCGGTCATCGCGGTGTCGTTGCGCAGGAACATCACCTGCGCCCCCACCTTGAGCTTGAGCTCGGATTCGGCGGGG
This genomic stretch from Microbacterium sp. Nx66 harbors:
- a CDS encoding biliverdin-producing heme oxygenase — its product is MPEILSFSAALRERSSGSHSRSETAGFMSDLLKGEGSREDYIALVAQHYFIYDALEGAGERMRQDPVASVFLSDKLTRLPALEADLAFLLGPEWRERIAPLPTTQRYVDRIRQVGATWAGGFVAHHYTRYLGDLSGGIFIGRVMARRFGFETNGIGFYLFDDIADPSAFKDVYREQLDAAPWDEAERERVIDEVLLAYRFNTELFEDLDRARAAA